In one window of Fictibacillus phosphorivorans DNA:
- a CDS encoding ATP-binding protein yields MQAFVEPLFVNIAIIFSFTHLLNMFFPLHPGVIPSYKNQIVFGLISGAGALVCMLFPIETLKDSFFDLRNVPIMIVTLYVGWLPGAICSIIVAIARLAVGGELAWLGIVLISLAYVVCLIYHGFFDEDKRRWVSAIYIALVYTLFYMLFIHTYLDFLTIDFYLVYFSSFLIAFFSCIFLIERLVKINMQLKETVYLDKLAVAGQMAAAIAHEVRNPMTTIRGMIQFLGSTTTDAKLREHSPLLIEELDRTNKIITDYLSMVKPDVPKLETVPLEKVLRDVIALTAPYGAINNVEVTASPLGPYNVCIDEPKLKQGLINIIKNGIEAIEKGGTIHLYRYKVTKRSITIAIEDNGKGMTEEELEQIGLPFYTTKAKGTGLGMMVTYKLIQDMDGKLRYESVLNEGTRVLLTLQLCTKRNMVNGEEVG; encoded by the coding sequence GTGCAAGCCTTTGTAGAACCGTTATTTGTAAATATTGCAATCATATTTTCTTTTACACATCTTTTAAACATGTTCTTTCCCCTTCATCCTGGTGTCATCCCAAGCTATAAGAATCAAATCGTCTTTGGTTTGATCAGTGGAGCTGGTGCACTAGTTTGTATGTTGTTTCCGATCGAAACACTGAAGGACTCTTTTTTTGATCTTCGAAATGTTCCAATCATGATTGTTACATTGTATGTTGGCTGGCTACCGGGAGCGATCTGTTCGATAATTGTTGCGATCGCAAGGTTAGCTGTAGGCGGAGAACTAGCGTGGCTTGGTATCGTCTTAATCTCACTAGCATATGTGGTGTGTCTGATCTATCACGGGTTTTTTGATGAAGATAAACGCAGATGGGTTTCTGCGATTTATATTGCTTTGGTTTATACACTATTTTATATGTTGTTCATTCATACATATCTTGATTTTCTGACAATCGATTTTTATCTTGTCTATTTCTCGAGCTTCTTGATCGCATTCTTTTCATGTATCTTTTTAATCGAGAGACTTGTTAAGATAAACATGCAATTAAAGGAAACCGTTTACTTAGATAAGTTAGCGGTTGCAGGCCAAATGGCAGCAGCAATCGCACATGAAGTGAGAAATCCGATGACGACTATTCGTGGAATGATTCAGTTTCTAGGCAGCACGACTACAGATGCTAAGTTGAGAGAACATTCTCCGCTTTTAATCGAGGAACTAGATCGAACGAACAAAATCATCACAGATTATTTGTCTATGGTCAAGCCAGATGTTCCTAAACTCGAGACCGTTCCACTAGAAAAAGTACTAAGAGACGTTATCGCGCTTACTGCACCATACGGAGCGATCAATAACGTGGAGGTCACTGCTAGTCCATTAGGTCCTTACAATGTGTGCATTGATGAACCAAAACTTAAGCAAGGTTTAATAAATATTATCAAAAATGGGATAGAAGCGATCGAAAAAGGAGGAACGATCCACCTGTATCGTTATAAAGTTACAAAAAGAAGTATTACGATCGCGATTGAAGACAATGGTAAAGGTATGACAGAAGAGGAACTCGAACAAATCGGGTTACCATTTTATACAACAAAAGCAAAAGGTACGGGTCTTGGAATGATGGTAACCTATAAATTGATTCAGGATATGGACGGAAAACTTCGGTATGAGAGCGTACTTAATGAAGGTACCCGAGTTCTTTTAACCTTGCAGTTATGTACGAAACGAAATATGGTTAATGGTGAGGAGGTGGGATGA
- a CDS encoding TetR/AcrR family transcriptional regulator, producing the protein MMDRRKSILDAAERSFSMFGYKASTVDQIAKIANVGKGTIYTFFANKEELFSEIITNLVTETKLAASSAIKEDRPFYENLHNALYEVVELRKTHKLAVKLSQEVKELNTSPVTEALQRIEKAVLNFVQKELDKAVEKGEIKKCHTDIVAFMMVKVYIALIFDWERDHEALQKEKMLEVLEMFVMDGLRKP; encoded by the coding sequence ATGATGGATCGCAGAAAAAGTATTTTAGACGCAGCGGAGCGCTCTTTTTCTATGTTTGGTTACAAAGCGAGTACTGTGGATCAGATCGCTAAGATTGCAAACGTTGGAAAAGGAACGATCTATACTTTTTTCGCTAACAAAGAAGAATTATTTTCGGAAATTATCACAAACTTAGTAACAGAGACGAAACTAGCGGCATCTTCTGCTATAAAAGAGGATCGCCCTTTTTACGAGAACTTGCATAATGCACTGTATGAAGTTGTTGAACTTCGTAAAACGCACAAGTTAGCCGTAAAACTCTCTCAGGAAGTGAAAGAATTAAACACTTCACCTGTAACGGAGGCTTTGCAGCGAATTGAAAAAGCAGTTTTGAATTTTGTTCAAAAAGAACTGGACAAGGCGGTAGAAAAAGGCGAGATTAAAAAATGCCATACAGATATTGTGGCGTTTATGATGGTGAAAGTATATATCGCTCTTATTTTCGATTGGGAACGTGATCATGAAGCTCTTCAGAAGGAAAAGATGCTTGAAGTTCTGGAGATGTTTGTAATGGATGGTTTAAGGAAACCATAG
- a CDS encoding YhgE/Pip domain-containing protein, producing the protein MLKSIGAQFKAVFSNKKIAVPVLAVLFIPVLYSGMFLWAFWDPYDKMEDLPVAVVNQDEGYEYNGENLTVGDEFVKKLKENPQFKWKFVSEEKAKQGLEHNDYYMMIEIPENFSEEATALSGNSNKKPEIIYTPNAGFNFLAAQIGGTAVDKMKESLSNELTKTYAEVMFDQVEQLAGGLEKAADGSNQVTDGLKKVASGSGELASGMESKTPQINELKNGAVLFNSKMTEFDNGIDKLLAAHKQLADGQGQLSNGAQALKGGLSQATAGSEKIKNGSLALQGGASKLSNGASTLAGSVNEWNAGAQKATAGSKQLEQQLNALIQNQGNMTDEQIAASLKQLAAASNGINNGLDSLTAATGKIAGGANELSAGAKKLSDSQTALANGAEELHNGQLKLVGGVDQLASGQAKVNEGTQTFQSKLGEAANGSQQLLGASGKLADGTSTVATGWQEVTGHVKEIHNGEQKLLDGSGKLTSSLSDAADKTGELDPDSDMFERIANPVSVKTKTFSDVPNYGTGFAPYFLSLGLFVGALLMSIVFPLRDKAGHPRSGFSWFAGKFTFLAVVGVIQALIADAVLIYGLGIEVSNLGAFLGLSIITSLTFLALIQLLVTVLGDPGRFVAIIILILQLTTSAGTFPLELIPNGLQGFNAWLPMTYSVSGFKAVISSGDMESFSFNLWILVGFMAICMIGTWAYFASQFRKKNTEDEGSIA; encoded by the coding sequence GTGCTAAAAAGTATCGGAGCTCAATTTAAAGCAGTTTTTTCAAATAAAAAAATTGCTGTACCGGTCTTAGCAGTTCTATTTATACCTGTGTTATACAGCGGAATGTTTCTATGGGCGTTCTGGGATCCGTATGACAAGATGGAAGATCTGCCAGTGGCCGTAGTCAATCAAGATGAAGGTTATGAATATAACGGTGAGAACTTAACCGTTGGAGATGAGTTTGTAAAAAAACTCAAAGAGAATCCACAGTTCAAGTGGAAGTTCGTTAGTGAAGAAAAAGCAAAGCAAGGTTTGGAACATAACGATTATTATATGATGATTGAAATTCCTGAGAACTTTTCTGAGGAGGCAACGGCTCTATCAGGAAACTCGAACAAAAAGCCTGAGATTATCTATACACCGAATGCTGGCTTTAACTTTCTTGCAGCACAAATTGGCGGAACAGCTGTCGATAAAATGAAAGAAAGTCTGTCCAATGAATTAACAAAAACATACGCTGAAGTAATGTTCGATCAAGTCGAACAATTGGCTGGTGGATTGGAGAAAGCAGCAGATGGCTCCAATCAAGTAACAGATGGACTAAAAAAAGTAGCTTCTGGTAGTGGTGAGCTAGCTTCTGGGATGGAATCAAAAACACCACAGATCAACGAACTAAAAAATGGAGCAGTCCTTTTTAATTCAAAAATGACTGAGTTCGATAATGGAATCGATAAATTGCTTGCTGCTCATAAACAACTAGCAGATGGACAAGGTCAACTGAGTAACGGAGCACAAGCTCTAAAAGGTGGATTGAGTCAAGCGACAGCAGGTTCTGAAAAGATCAAGAACGGAAGCTTAGCTCTACAAGGCGGGGCATCTAAATTATCGAATGGCGCAAGCACGCTTGCAGGTTCGGTCAATGAGTGGAACGCTGGTGCACAAAAAGCAACAGCAGGTTCAAAGCAACTTGAACAACAATTAAATGCACTGATTCAAAATCAAGGAAACATGACTGACGAGCAGATCGCAGCATCTTTAAAACAGCTTGCGGCAGCTAGTAATGGCATAAATAATGGTTTGGATAGCTTAACTGCAGCAACAGGAAAGATCGCCGGCGGAGCGAACGAACTTTCTGCCGGAGCTAAAAAGCTAAGTGATTCACAAACAGCTTTAGCAAATGGAGCAGAAGAGCTTCATAACGGTCAGCTTAAACTAGTGGGCGGAGTCGATCAACTTGCGAGTGGTCAGGCAAAAGTAAACGAAGGTACGCAGACGTTCCAATCTAAATTAGGGGAAGCGGCTAACGGTAGTCAGCAACTGTTAGGTGCGAGTGGCAAGTTAGCAGATGGAACTTCCACAGTTGCAACAGGCTGGCAAGAAGTTACGGGCCATGTGAAGGAAATTCATAATGGAGAACAAAAGTTGCTTGATGGTAGCGGAAAACTTACCTCTTCATTAAGTGATGCAGCTGACAAAACTGGTGAGCTTGATCCAGACAGTGACATGTTCGAGCGAATTGCTAACCCTGTTTCTGTTAAAACAAAAACCTTTTCTGATGTACCGAACTACGGAACAGGCTTTGCTCCTTACTTCTTATCATTAGGTCTTTTCGTAGGAGCATTATTGATGTCGATCGTATTCCCATTACGTGATAAAGCCGGACACCCGCGTTCAGGATTCAGCTGGTTTGCTGGTAAGTTCACGTTCTTGGCTGTTGTCGGTGTAATTCAAGCACTGATTGCGGATGCGGTATTGATATATGGTCTAGGCATCGAAGTGAGTAACTTAGGAGCATTCCTTGGACTAAGTATCATCACGAGTCTGACTTTCTTAGCACTTATTCAATTACTTGTTACAGTGCTTGGAGATCCAGGACGTTTCGTAGCGATTATCATCTTAATCCTACAACTTACAACGAGTGCGGGAACATTCCCGTTAGAACTTATTCCGAACGGCCTGCAAGGATTCAATGCTTGGCTTCCTATGACATATTCCGTTTCAGGTTTTAAAGCGGTAATCTCAAGCGGAGATATGGAAAGCTTTAGCTTTAATCTATGGATTTTAGTAGGTTTCATGGCGATCTGTATGATTGGTACATGGGCTTACTTTGCAAGTCAGTTTAGAAAGAAGAATACGGAAGATGAAGGTTCAATAGCATAA
- a CDS encoding ABC transporter ATP-binding protein — translation MITFKNVGKTYPDGFEALKNIDFQIKEGELVALIGPSGCGKTTTMRMINRLIEPSKGTILIDGEDIANRNPVELRRNIGYVIQQIGLLPHMTIEDNISLVPRLKGWEKEKYDGKVDELLDLVGLDPKTFRTRYPSELSGGQQQRIGVIRALAAEPPIILMDEPFSALDPISREQLQDELVKLQDTIKKTIVFVTHDMDEAIKIADKIAILNKGEIVQFDTPERILRHPANDFVKGFIGENRLSADESSMPEAVDLMRPNPVTAKVTRGLAESLKMMKRYGVDSLMITDQQNKLLGITTLDKIEQHYPEEDKTIGDLMEKEIITVDVSSTYTEVAEIFATHGVHMIPVLHNGKLVGLITRASMMRGLAGLNISAQKPVEGGAGIE, via the coding sequence TTGATAACTTTCAAAAACGTAGGGAAAACGTACCCTGACGGTTTTGAGGCCTTGAAGAATATTGACTTTCAAATTAAAGAAGGGGAGTTAGTAGCATTAATCGGGCCTAGTGGTTGTGGTAAGACAACGACCATGAGAATGATAAACCGTTTGATCGAGCCATCAAAAGGAACGATCCTCATTGATGGAGAAGATATTGCAAATCGAAACCCCGTTGAGCTGAGAAGGAATATTGGATATGTTATTCAACAAATTGGTCTATTGCCTCATATGACGATAGAAGACAACATTTCACTCGTACCTCGTTTAAAAGGGTGGGAAAAAGAAAAGTATGATGGCAAAGTTGATGAATTGTTAGATTTGGTTGGATTAGATCCTAAAACATTTAGAACGCGATATCCTTCTGAGCTAAGCGGTGGTCAACAGCAACGTATTGGTGTTATCCGAGCGCTTGCTGCAGAACCTCCTATCATCTTAATGGACGAACCATTCTCCGCACTTGACCCGATCAGTCGTGAACAGCTGCAAGATGAACTCGTTAAATTGCAAGATACCATTAAGAAAACAATCGTATTCGTTACCCACGATATGGATGAAGCGATTAAAATTGCTGACAAGATCGCAATTTTAAATAAAGGTGAGATCGTTCAGTTCGATACACCAGAAAGAATTCTGCGTCACCCTGCAAACGATTTTGTTAAAGGATTTATTGGAGAGAACAGATTATCTGCTGATGAATCTTCCATGCCAGAAGCGGTAGATCTTATGAGACCGAATCCTGTTACAGCAAAGGTAACGAGAGGACTTGCGGAATCATTAAAAATGATGAAGCGATATGGTGTAGATAGTCTCATGATCACAGACCAGCAAAACAAACTTCTTGGCATAACCACACTCGATAAAATCGAACAGCATTACCCTGAAGAAGACAAGACCATCGGTGATCTCATGGAAAAAGAGATTATTACAGTCGATGTTTCCTCAACGTACACAGAAGTTGCAGAAATCTTCGCAACTCATGGTGTTCATATGATTCCTGTACTTCACAATGGAAAACTTGTTGGATTAATCACACGTGCATCCATGATGCGCGGTTTAGCTGGGTTGAATATTTCCGCACAAAAACCTGTTGAAGGGGGTGCGGGCATTGAATAA
- a CDS encoding glycine betaine ABC transporter substrate-binding protein — MRALNNFLITMKDTFVNRWPEILTGLQQHLFLSLVSILIAAVIAVPLGIFISRRKTVAEPVIGVTAIFQTIPSLALFGFLLPVFGIGSTTAIIALTVYALLPILRNTYTGITGVDKSAVEAGKGMGMTNSQILRMIELPLALPIIMAGLRTATVLTIGVATLAAFIGAGGLGDLIYRGLSTTRNELVLAGAIPAALLAIVFDFILRRIELATEPKASKKRGSWKLPVLIGVPVAALVLFFALRGGGEEDAIVITGKKWTEQYILPYVISEYVKDKTDYPVIVKEAIGETPILTEAIKKGDIDLYVEYTGTGYLTILKEKYDPSMKPEEIYDAVKEGYANEYNLKWTKPLGFENTYALALNPDTAKQVNVKSISELAPKSNQLTFGGPTEFFEREDGYTPFVDTYKLNFKDKKSLDPNLMYSAVKEGKVDAIPAYTTDGRIVRFNLKTLEDDKKFFPPYYAVPVVREETLKKYPKLEGVLNELEGKISEEDMAEMNAKVDLDKEDPREVAQDFLKSKGLIK; from the coding sequence GTGCGGGCATTGAATAACTTTTTGATCACGATGAAAGATACGTTTGTTAACAGATGGCCAGAGATTCTTACAGGTCTTCAACAGCATTTATTTTTATCTCTTGTATCAATCTTGATCGCTGCAGTGATCGCTGTACCTCTAGGAATCTTTATTTCAAGAAGAAAAACGGTTGCTGAACCTGTTATTGGGGTTACAGCCATTTTTCAAACGATACCGAGTTTGGCTTTATTCGGATTCTTACTGCCTGTATTCGGAATCGGAAGCACAACAGCAATCATCGCACTAACTGTTTATGCACTTTTGCCTATCCTGCGTAACACATATACAGGGATAACCGGTGTAGATAAATCAGCCGTTGAAGCAGGTAAAGGTATGGGGATGACAAACTCCCAAATTTTACGGATGATCGAACTGCCGTTAGCTCTGCCGATCATCATGGCTGGTCTGCGTACAGCAACCGTATTAACGATTGGTGTAGCTACACTCGCGGCGTTTATTGGAGCAGGTGGACTAGGTGACCTGATCTACCGTGGATTGTCCACAACACGTAATGAGCTTGTCTTGGCAGGAGCGATCCCGGCTGCCTTGCTAGCTATCGTATTTGACTTTATTCTGCGACGCATTGAGTTAGCTACAGAACCTAAGGCTTCAAAGAAACGTGGTTCGTGGAAACTACCAGTCCTTATCGGAGTTCCAGTTGCTGCGCTCGTTCTTTTCTTTGCACTCCGTGGCGGTGGTGAAGAAGATGCAATTGTGATCACAGGTAAGAAGTGGACTGAACAATACATTCTTCCTTATGTAATTTCAGAATATGTGAAAGACAAAACAGATTATCCGGTAATCGTTAAAGAAGCGATCGGTGAGACGCCTATTCTTACAGAAGCAATCAAGAAAGGCGATATCGATCTATATGTTGAATATACCGGAACAGGCTATCTAACGATTTTAAAAGAAAAATATGATCCTAGTATGAAGCCTGAAGAGATTTATGATGCAGTAAAAGAAGGCTATGCGAATGAGTATAACCTTAAGTGGACAAAGCCACTCGGTTTTGAAAACACATATGCGCTAGCGTTAAATCCTGATACGGCGAAACAAGTGAATGTGAAGTCGATCTCTGAACTAGCACCGAAGTCGAACCAGCTTACTTTCGGTGGTCCAACAGAGTTCTTTGAACGTGAGGACGGCTATACGCCTTTTGTTGATACGTATAAGCTAAACTTTAAGGATAAGAAGAGTCTTGATCCGAACTTGATGTATTCTGCTGTTAAAGAAGGTAAGGTGGACGCAATTCCAGCGTACACAACAGATGGAAGAATCGTTCGTTTTAACTTAAAGACGTTGGAAGATGATAAGAAATTCTTCCCTCCGTATTACGCAGTACCAGTTGTTAGGGAAGAGACATTGAAGAAGTATCCGAAGCTTGAAGGTGTCCTCAATGAGCTTGAAGGGAAGATCTCTGAAGAAGATATGGCAGAAATGAACGCTAAAGTGGACCTTGATAAAGAAGATCCTCGGGAAGTAGCGCAAGATTTTCTGAAAAGCAAAGGATTGATTAAATAA
- a CDS encoding amino acid ABC transporter ATP-binding protein has product MISVKNLKKSFGDLEVLKDINAEIKAQEVVCVIGPSGSGKSTFLRCINKLEDITGGQVIVNGTDITDPKTNINKIREDVGMVFQQFNLFPHKTVLENVTLAPLKVKSANKEEARDKALKLLAKVGLQDKANAYPSQLSGGQKQRVAIARALAMDPKIMLFDEPTSALDPEMVGEVLEVMKDLAREGMTMVVVTHEMGFAREVGDRVIFMDGGYIVEENVPSELFGNTQHERTKSFLSKVL; this is encoded by the coding sequence ATGATTTCAGTAAAAAATTTAAAAAAGTCCTTTGGTGATCTTGAGGTATTGAAGGATATCAATGCAGAAATAAAAGCACAAGAAGTAGTTTGCGTGATCGGCCCTTCTGGCTCAGGAAAAAGTACATTTCTTCGCTGTATCAATAAACTTGAAGATATCACTGGTGGACAAGTCATCGTGAACGGAACGGATATCACAGATCCGAAAACGAATATCAATAAAATCCGGGAAGATGTTGGAATGGTTTTTCAGCAGTTTAACCTTTTCCCTCATAAAACCGTCTTAGAAAACGTAACACTTGCTCCTCTTAAAGTGAAAAGCGCCAATAAAGAGGAAGCTCGTGATAAGGCATTGAAGTTACTCGCAAAAGTAGGCTTGCAAGACAAAGCTAACGCTTATCCTTCTCAGCTAAGCGGTGGTCAGAAACAGCGTGTTGCGATCGCCCGTGCACTTGCGATGGATCCTAAAATAATGCTTTTTGATGAACCTACCTCTGCACTTGATCCAGAGATGGTTGGTGAAGTACTAGAAGTAATGAAAGACCTAGCGCGTGAAGGAATGACAATGGTCGTCGTAACGCACGAGATGGGCTTTGCGCGTGAAGTGGGTGACCGCGTGATCTTCATGGATGGCGGTTATATCGTTGAAGAAAATGTACCATCTGAATTGTTTGGTAATACGCAGCACGAGCGTACGAAGTCGTTTTTGAGTAAAGTATTATAG
- a CDS encoding LacI family DNA-binding transcriptional regulator, with amino-acid sequence MATIQDVAKKAGLSRTTVSRVINEHPYVTEEKKRLVTQAMQELNYVPNSSARRLRRQQTETIAVYVPRITNPFFSHLVEVMEKEAAKKGYQLILCQTRYKKEQERNFLELLKTKQVDGLILTSIENDWSEFEPYLSFGPIVVCNEYSDSAQVPSVYLNQIEGSYLGTKHLIDQGYTKIGYCTGNHKSSRVSKDRKIGFLQALDEAGIMMKEEWFFYNAYSVQDGFAAFKKLSELDDKPQAVFTGSDEVAAGIAKAAFDAGWKVPEDIAIIGFDNQPLAALMDLTTVEQPIDTIAKQAMNLMVEAIQAKKPLSRKEVILPFQLIKRSST; translated from the coding sequence ATGGCAACCATTCAAGATGTGGCGAAGAAAGCAGGATTATCCCGCACAACTGTCTCGAGGGTGATCAATGAACATCCATATGTGACAGAAGAAAAGAAACGTCTCGTAACACAGGCGATGCAGGAACTGAATTACGTGCCCAATTCATCAGCAAGACGTTTGAGGCGTCAGCAGACGGAAACAATCGCTGTTTATGTGCCTCGGATCACGAATCCATTTTTCAGTCATCTAGTTGAAGTGATGGAGAAGGAAGCCGCAAAAAAGGGCTACCAGCTTATTTTGTGCCAGACCCGTTATAAAAAAGAGCAAGAGCGTAATTTCTTAGAGCTTTTAAAAACAAAGCAAGTAGATGGTCTGATCTTAACGTCCATAGAAAACGATTGGAGTGAATTTGAACCATACTTATCGTTCGGTCCCATCGTGGTTTGTAACGAATACTCAGACTCTGCTCAAGTACCTTCTGTCTACTTAAACCAGATCGAAGGAAGCTATTTAGGAACGAAGCACTTGATCGACCAAGGCTATACAAAGATCGGGTATTGTACAGGCAACCACAAAAGCTCCAGAGTTTCCAAAGACAGAAAGATCGGATTCTTACAAGCGCTAGATGAAGCGGGAATCATGATGAAGGAAGAGTGGTTCTTTTACAACGCTTATAGTGTGCAAGACGGCTTTGCTGCATTTAAAAAATTGAGTGAGCTGGATGATAAGCCGCAAGCGGTTTTTACCGGTAGTGATGAAGTGGCAGCAGGTATTGCAAAAGCGGCGTTTGACGCGGGCTGGAAAGTACCAGAGGACATTGCTATCATCGGCTTTGATAATCAGCCTTTGGCAGCGTTAATGGATCTGACGACGGTCGAACAGCCGATCGACACCATCGCTAAGCAGGCCATGAATTTGATGGTAGAAGCGATTCAGGCAAAGAAACCTTTAAGTCGAAAAGAAGTGATCCTGCCATTTCAGTTGATCAAACGATCCTCAACGTAA
- a CDS encoding ABC transporter substrate-binding protein, whose amino-acid sequence MKKLKKFSKVISTSLALSLVLAACSDKEEGSSNSNKSGGDKDEKVTIVYARGKDDTQGTTAMVEAFKKKYPNIDVKFKEMPADTGKQHDAYVTAFNANSDEIDVIDLDVIWPAEFAQAGFLMPLDRFMEKDGINPDDYNQGAITASKFKGKQWALPKFIDAGMLFYRTDLVDAGSVPKTWDELLAKAKETKGQGGTQFGYLMQAKQYEGLVCNAVEFIASYGGQIIDENGDVKVDSPEAIKGIAKLVEVANSDVVPQNVTTFAEPESHTAFINGQAGLIRNWPYQFALANDEKQSKIAGKVGVAPLPAGDKGSAAALGGWMAGINKNTKHPEEAWKFLSFMAGKEGQKIDAIKGGHAPTILSLYEDQEILDANPYFKEEGFVNALEAAVSRPVAPNYPEISDIIQVQVSQAVAKKITPEQAAKNMQKEISEKLVK is encoded by the coding sequence ATGAAGAAGCTAAAGAAATTCTCAAAAGTTATTTCTACTTCACTAGCGTTGTCACTTGTACTTGCAGCTTGTTCGGACAAAGAAGAAGGAAGCAGCAATAGTAACAAATCCGGCGGTGATAAAGACGAAAAAGTAACGATCGTCTATGCACGTGGTAAGGATGATACGCAAGGTACAACAGCAATGGTGGAAGCTTTTAAAAAGAAATACCCTAACATTGATGTGAAGTTTAAAGAGATGCCAGCAGATACAGGTAAGCAGCATGACGCATATGTAACAGCGTTCAACGCTAACTCAGATGAGATCGACGTTATCGATCTCGACGTAATCTGGCCGGCAGAATTTGCACAAGCAGGATTCTTAATGCCTCTAGACCGCTTTATGGAAAAAGACGGGATCAACCCAGATGATTATAACCAAGGTGCGATCACTGCTTCTAAATTTAAAGGAAAGCAGTGGGCCCTACCCAAGTTTATCGATGCGGGAATGCTTTTCTACCGTACAGATTTAGTTGACGCGGGTTCTGTTCCTAAGACGTGGGATGAGCTTTTAGCGAAGGCAAAGGAAACAAAAGGACAAGGTGGAACACAGTTTGGTTACTTGATGCAAGCGAAGCAATATGAAGGTCTTGTATGTAACGCGGTTGAATTCATCGCATCATACGGTGGTCAGATCATCGACGAAAATGGTGATGTGAAAGTTGACTCTCCAGAAGCGATCAAAGGAATCGCTAAACTTGTAGAAGTTGCAAACTCTGATGTTGTTCCGCAAAACGTAACAACGTTTGCTGAGCCAGAATCACACACAGCATTCATCAATGGTCAAGCGGGTCTTATCCGTAACTGGCCTTATCAATTCGCTTTAGCAAATGATGAGAAGCAATCTAAGATCGCAGGAAAAGTGGGAGTAGCTCCACTGCCAGCTGGTGATAAAGGTTCAGCTGCAGCACTTGGAGGCTGGATGGCTGGTATCAACAAAAACACGAAGCATCCTGAAGAAGCATGGAAATTCTTAAGCTTCATGGCTGGTAAAGAGGGACAAAAGATCGACGCGATCAAAGGTGGACACGCACCAACGATTCTTTCTCTTTATGAAGACCAAGAAATTTTAGATGCAAACCCATACTTTAAAGAAGAAGGCTTTGTAAACGCACTTGAAGCAGCAGTATCCCGTCCGGTGGCACCAAACTACCCTGAGATCTCTGACATCATTCAAGTACAAGTTTCTCAAGCTGTAGCGAAAAAGATCACACCAGAACAAGCAGCTAAAAACATGCAAAAAGAAATCTCTGAAAAATTAGTTAAGTAA